In Nitrospirota bacterium, a genomic segment contains:
- the gcvPB gene encoding aminomethyl-transferring glycine dehydrogenase subunit GcvPB: MSEQLIFKKGAPGRKAYSLPALDVPEAELQSLLPKDLIKNTPLNLPEVSEIELVRHFTNLSRLNYGVDLGFYPLGSCTMKYNPKVNEEAAKTPGLMNAHPLQPEQLSQGALRMMYELEGFLKEIGGVDRVSLQPVAGAHGELTGLLVIRAYHEAHGNPRHKVIIPDSAHGTNPASAALVGYEAVVIKSTREGLVDVEELKKVLDTETAAVMLTNPNTLGLFEKDIAEISRLTQDAGALMYMDGANLNALLGIVRPGDMGFDVVHFNLHKTFSTPHGGGGPGAGPIGVSEKLTPFIPVPTVEKDGDRYFMDYNRPQGIGTVHAFYGNFGVLVRAYSYIKKMGAKGLREVSENAVLNANYIKKRLHEYYYIPNNVPCMHECVFSAKYQKAKGVHSWDIAKRLQDYGFHPPTVNFPLIIDEAIMIEPTETEPKETIDSFCDAMIAIAKEAETNPEIVKNAPHTTVVRRLDEAMAVKKPNLRWKKQ, from the coding sequence ATGTCAGAACAACTCATTTTCAAAAAAGGCGCCCCCGGCCGCAAAGCATACTCATTGCCTGCGCTGGATGTGCCGGAAGCGGAACTGCAGAGTTTACTTCCTAAAGACCTGATTAAAAACACTCCCCTGAACCTACCGGAGGTCAGCGAGATAGAGCTGGTACGGCACTTTACCAATCTCTCAAGGTTAAACTATGGTGTTGACCTCGGTTTCTATCCCCTTGGCTCCTGCACCATGAAATATAACCCAAAGGTCAACGAAGAGGCAGCAAAGACACCGGGTCTAATGAATGCACATCCGCTCCAGCCTGAACAGTTGTCTCAAGGGGCACTGAGGATGATGTATGAGCTGGAGGGGTTTCTCAAAGAGATAGGCGGTGTTGACAGGGTCTCTTTACAGCCTGTAGCCGGAGCGCATGGAGAGCTTACCGGTCTGCTTGTAATCCGGGCATATCATGAGGCGCATGGGAACCCGAGGCATAAGGTTATAATACCTGATTCTGCCCATGGGACAAACCCGGCCAGTGCGGCGTTAGTAGGCTATGAGGCAGTCGTAATAAAATCCACCAGGGAAGGGCTTGTAGATGTCGAGGAGTTGAAAAAGGTCCTGGATACAGAGACAGCGGCAGTTATGCTGACGAATCCTAATACCCTTGGGCTCTTTGAAAAGGATATAGCAGAAATATCAAGGTTAACTCAGGACGCGGGCGCCCTCATGTACATGGACGGTGCTAATCTCAACGCATTACTCGGTATAGTCAGGCCCGGTGATATGGGTTTCGACGTGGTCCATTTTAATCTGCACAAGACATTCTCAACCCCACATGGCGGGGGAGGTCCCGGTGCCGGTCCTATCGGCGTCTCTGAGAAACTTACACCTTTTATCCCTGTTCCGACAGTGGAAAAAGATGGTGACAGATACTTCATGGATTATAACAGGCCGCAGGGTATTGGAACTGTCCATGCTTTTTATGGTAACTTCGGTGTCCTCGTCAGGGCATATTCATATATAAAGAAGATGGGCGCTAAAGGGTTAAGGGAAGTCAGTGAGAATGCAGTGCTGAACGCAAATTATATAAAGAAGCGTTTACATGAATATTATTACATACCCAATAATGTCCCGTGCATGCACGAGTGTGTATTTTCTGCAAAATACCAGAAGGCCAAAGGTGTCCACTCGTGGGATATTGCCAAACGGCTTCAGGACTATGGATTTCATCCTCCGACCGTGAACTTTCCCCTTATAATTGATGAGGCCATTATGATAGAGCCAACAGAGACAGAGCCAAAGGAGACCATTGACTCATTCTGTGATGCGATGATTGCTATAGCTAAAGAGGCGGAGACCAATCCTGAGATAGTGAAGAACGCACCGCACACGACGGTCGTCAGACGTCTTGACGAAGCGATGGCAGTAAAAAAACCAAATTTACGATGGAAGAAACAATGA
- a CDS encoding YjbQ family protein, whose amino-acid sequence MINVLAIKSKKQIETIDITNEVRKVINDLGVREGICTIFVPHTTAGITINEGADPDVMRDFIDKLDELIPIESGYLHAEGNSAAHIKTSIIGSTVHVMVDKGEPVLGTWQSVFFCEFDGLRERKVQVKVVES is encoded by the coding sequence ATGATAAATGTTCTTGCAATAAAATCAAAAAAGCAGATTGAAACAATAGATATAACAAATGAGGTCAGAAAGGTGATTAATGACCTGGGCGTAAGAGAAGGCATTTGCACAATATTTGTACCTCACACTACAGCAGGGATAACTATTAATGAAGGGGCGGATCCGGACGTTATGAGAGATTTTATTGATAAACTTGATGAGTTGATTCCAATTGAGAGCGGTTATCTGCACGCTGAAGGTAATTCAGCTGCACACATAAAGACAAGTATAATCGGTTCTACCGTTCATGTGATGGTAGACAAAGGCGAACCTGTTCTCGGCACCTGGCAGTCAGTATTCTTCTGTGAGTTCGATGGACTAAGAGAACGTAAAGTTCAGGTGAAAGTAGTAGAAAGTTAA